TGAAGACGTTGTTCGTAATGTGTCCAAGCTATTAGCTCTGGTGGATTTAATACTCTGAGGCAAAACTGGGTCGACACCGAATGCTATCATACCATTCGCCAGGTATGAATACAGGCGAGACCATATATCTTCTAACTCTATTGTGAAAAATATACCAAATCTGTCTTGAAATGTCCTTATGAATGCTTTACCCATGGTCTCAAAATAAGCAGGTTTTATGCCTAATATTCTGGAATGTCTTTTGCCGATTCCACGAAGGTAACTATCAAGGACATGTATATTTTCTAAATTATCTACAGCAGTGTTTAGAACACCGGAAAATGAAACTGCTTGATGTCTAATGGAGGGAAACATTCTTTCAACATTTTGGTCCATTGCTATCAAGTTTTCATAAAATTGTGCGCAAAACAAAGAACCTTCGATAGTACTTGTATTGGATATTTGGTATGGAATACTTTTATCCTTTATAAGTCTTTTCctattttcttcatattGTTGGTTCATAACATTGAATTTTTCATTCGTAATCAGGTTGGCAGTCAAAGatatcttcttgttctgCCTTAGCTTGCCATAAAATGCAGCCATGGTTTGAGGTGACAAGTCATCATTTAACATTATGAACCATGAATCTCTTATGAGTTCTATCTCTCTCTCTGTTAGATGAAGTTCAAGCTTAAGCATTCGTGGATCCATTAGCGATGACGATGTAGTAGATTTTTTACTAGAACCTTTCACCAAACTTTGCGATTCTCCAATGATATCTTCAAGAACTTTGTTCTTC
The Nakaseomyces glabratus chromosome J, complete sequence genome window above contains:
- a CDS encoding uncharacterized protein (CAGL0J07502g~Putative protein similar to globins with a heme-binding domain; gene is upregulated in azole-resistant strain), with protein sequence MMSSETSISFMKENSSNMSDSEKNKVLEDIIGESQSLVKGSSKKSTTSSSLMDPRMLKLELHLTEREIELIRDSWFIMLNDDLSPQTMAAFYGKLRQNKKISLTANLITNEKFNVMNQQYEENRKRLIKDKSIPYQISNTSTIEGSLFCAQFYENLIAMDQNVERMFPSIRHQAVSFSGVLNTAVDNLENIHVLDSYLRGIGKRHSRILGIKPAYFETMGKAFIRTFQDRFGIFFTIELEDIWSRLYSYLANGMIAFGVDPVLPQSIKSTRANSLDTLRTTSSGDASLRNSSFSKAQESDTSDFKTYMAQFNCDIVEEDDLDFPIPEILTTETSINENDNDVDDVKDMIKNFGFNMNKAEMTHKDSIQVKKTPLDSVNPKSSASSSKDNMSTASSISEKTRKKAVLQNKMKKKISAPIETPYKMSKRDCIIM